From the genome of Alphaproteobacteria bacterium, one region includes:
- the mdh gene encoding malate dehydrogenase yields the protein MARNKIALIGAGNIGGTLAHLVGLKELGDVVLFDIVKGMPAGKALDLAESSPVEGFDSNMAGASSYSAIRGADVVIVTAGVARKPGMSRDDLIGINTGVMESVGAGIKKNCPDAFVICITNPLDVMVGILREAAGLKPNMCVGMAGVLDSARFRYFLADEFNVSVEDVTAFVLGGHGDTMVPSVRYSTVAGIPLPDLIKMKWTTQKRLDAIVQRTRSGGGEIVELLGNGSAFYAPASSAIAMAESYLKDKKRVLPCAAYLRGEYGVKNMYVGVPVVIGAKGVERIVEVKLDAKERADFRKSVKAVETLGQVTKKLQRDSRKKTGK from the coding sequence ATGGCACGCAACAAGATCGCGCTGATCGGCGCAGGCAACATCGGCGGTACGCTCGCCCATCTGGTAGGCCTCAAGGAACTGGGCGACGTTGTCCTGTTCGACATCGTCAAGGGCATGCCCGCGGGCAAGGCGCTTGATCTGGCAGAATCCTCACCCGTCGAAGGCTTCGACTCCAATATGGCGGGCGCCAGCAGCTATTCCGCAATCCGCGGCGCCGACGTGGTCATCGTGACCGCCGGCGTGGCACGCAAGCCCGGCATGAGCCGCGATGACCTGATCGGCATCAACACCGGCGTGATGGAATCTGTCGGCGCGGGCATCAAGAAGAACTGCCCCGACGCCTTCGTTATCTGCATCACTAACCCGCTCGACGTGATGGTCGGCATCCTGCGCGAGGCCGCAGGCCTGAAGCCGAACATGTGCGTTGGCATGGCCGGCGTGCTCGACAGCGCCCGCTTCCGCTATTTCCTGGCCGACGAATTCAACGTTTCCGTCGAAGACGTCACGGCGTTCGTGCTCGGCGGCCATGGCGACACGATGGTGCCGTCGGTGCGCTACTCGACGGTCGCGGGCATTCCCCTGCCCGATCTGATCAAGATGAAATGGACAACCCAGAAGCGGCTCGACGCGATCGTTCAGCGCACCCGTTCGGGCGGCGGCGAGATCGTCGAACTGCTCGGCAACGGCTCGGCCTTCTATGCCCCCGCCTCATCCGCCATCGCAATGGCGGAATCCTATCTCAAGGACAAGAAGCGCGTTCTGCCCTGTGCGGCCTATCTGCGCGGCGAGTATGGCGTGAAGAACATGTATGTCGGCGTGCCGGTCGTGATCGGTGCGAAGGGCGTGGAGCGGATTGTCGAGGTCAAGCTCGACGCAAAGGAACGCGCCGATTTCCGCAAATCGGTAAAGGCCGTGGAGACGCTGGGACAGGTCACGAAGAAGTTGCAGCGTGATTCCCGCAAGAAAACCGGTAAGTAG
- a CDS encoding ABC transporter ATP-binding protein, with protein MAENPLTAEFYFMALPSVGGQPLQKMPRRLYTYVWKISAAQQVRLCLMTILVFPLSLAPLELQRRIIDDAILKGATDLLMLLGGLYLAVLLAHGGLKYVRNVYQNRAAEGVTRLLRRRTLNHEDYGADSDDGTRQSIIAAEAEKLGAFVGESVSFPLLQAGIVVSVAGYMLIIEPVVAAVAIGFFLPSLFVVPLIQGKVNKLAETRTKKTRELGTMALEDENTDKAEGLIESIYDIRIRIFLLKYFMKFINNLIGQIGPLSILLVGGWMVIRGHSEIGTIVAFISGYERMINPARDLLNFYRRLSAMDVQYKLVREASSQD; from the coding sequence TTGGCTGAAAACCCGCTGACCGCCGAATTCTACTTCATGGCGCTGCCCTCGGTCGGGGGGCAGCCGCTGCAAAAGATGCCCCGGCGGCTCTACACCTATGTCTGGAAGATCAGCGCGGCCCAGCAGGTTCGCCTCTGCCTGATGACGATCCTGGTCTTCCCCCTGTCACTCGCGCCGCTGGAACTGCAGCGACGCATCATCGACGACGCGATTCTCAAGGGGGCAACCGACCTGCTGATGCTCCTGGGCGGCCTCTATCTGGCCGTCCTGCTCGCGCATGGCGGACTCAAATATGTGCGCAACGTATACCAGAACCGGGCGGCCGAAGGGGTCACGCGGCTGCTCCGACGACGCACGCTCAACCATGAAGATTACGGCGCGGATTCGGATGACGGCACCCGCCAGTCCATCATCGCCGCCGAGGCGGAGAAACTGGGCGCGTTTGTCGGCGAGAGCGTGTCCTTCCCGCTGCTCCAGGCCGGAATCGTGGTCAGCGTCGCAGGCTACATGCTGATCATCGAACCCGTGGTCGCGGCTGTCGCGATCGGCTTCTTCCTCCCGTCCCTGTTCGTGGTCCCCCTGATACAAGGCAAGGTCAACAAACTGGCCGAGACGCGAACAAAGAAAACCCGCGAGCTCGGCACCATGGCATTGGAAGACGAAAACACGGACAAGGCGGAAGGGCTTATCGAGTCCATCTATGACATTCGCATTCGGATCTTCCTGCTCAAGTATTTCATGAAATTCATCAACAACCTGATCGGCCAGATCGGGCCGCTCAGCATTCTTCTCGTGGGCGGCTGGATGGTGATCCGGGGCCACAGCGAGATCGGCACGATCGTGGCCTTCATCTCCGGCTATGAGCGCATGATCAACCCGGCGCGCGACCTGCTGAATTTCTATCGGCGCCTGTCGGCGATGGACGTGCAGTACAAGCTTGTCCGCGAGGCAAGCTCGCAAGACTGA
- the zapE gene encoding cell division protein ZapE codes for MPDEILDSKLPTPLDLYRTMREANELMRDPTQKLAVEKLQSLHHALKGYQPAGEGFLSGWKDRFGLGRRSEEPPMGLYLYGPVGRGKSMLMDLFFDTAPVERKRRVHFHAFMLEIQQRLNELRKHEKRADPLMQVAADVADESWLLCFDEFHVVNIADAMILGRLFQAFFDHGVVVIATSNVAPRDLYKDGLQRDRFLPFIDLILEKLDVLDIGAGTDFRLDRLKGEPIWHTPIGRAATAQLDAAFATLTDNADPLPFEIEVQGRSIEARQAARGIARFTFDELCNKPRGASDFLAIATQFHTVMIDNIPILDERERDAAKRFVVLIDSLYEHHVNLFASADGEPGELYMKGDTAFEFQRTVSRLMEMQAEDYLNSPHTP; via the coding sequence ATGCCTGACGAAATCCTCGATTCGAAACTGCCGACGCCGCTCGACCTCTATCGCACCATGCGCGAGGCGAACGAGCTGATGCGCGACCCCACGCAGAAGCTCGCCGTCGAGAAACTGCAGAGCCTGCATCATGCCCTGAAGGGGTATCAGCCCGCCGGCGAAGGCTTCCTGTCGGGCTGGAAGGATCGCTTCGGCCTCGGGCGGCGCAGCGAAGAACCGCCGATGGGGCTCTACCTCTACGGACCGGTCGGGCGCGGCAAATCGATGCTGATGGACCTTTTCTTCGACACCGCGCCGGTCGAGCGCAAGCGGCGGGTGCATTTCCACGCCTTCATGCTGGAGATCCAGCAACGCCTCAACGAGCTGCGCAAACACGAGAAACGCGCCGACCCGCTGATGCAGGTCGCCGCGGATGTCGCCGACGAGAGCTGGTTATTGTGTTTCGACGAGTTCCATGTCGTGAACATCGCTGACGCGATGATCCTGGGCCGCCTGTTCCAGGCCTTCTTCGATCACGGCGTGGTCGTCATCGCCACGTCCAACGTCGCCCCGCGCGATCTGTATAAAGACGGCCTGCAGCGCGACCGGTTCCTGCCTTTCATCGACCTGATCCTCGAAAAGCTCGATGTCCTCGATATCGGTGCGGGCACGGACTTCCGCCTCGACCGGCTCAAGGGCGAGCCGATCTGGCACACCCCGATCGGACGGGCCGCGACCGCCCAGCTCGACGCGGCCTTCGCGACCCTGACCGACAATGCGGACCCGTTGCCGTTTGAAATCGAGGTCCAGGGACGCAGCATCGAGGCACGCCAGGCGGCGCGCGGGATCGCGCGTTTCACGTTCGACGAACTGTGCAACAAACCGCGCGGCGCCTCCGATTTCCTGGCGATTGCGACCCAGTTTCACACCGTGATGATCGACAATATTCCCATCCTCGACGAGCGCGAGCGCGACGCCGCCAAGCGGTTCGTGGTGCTGATCGATTCGCTCTATGAGCATCATGTGAACCTGTTCGCCAGCGCCGACGGCGAGCCGGGCGAGCTCTACATGAAGGGCGATACGGCGTTCGAGTTTCAACGCACGGTGTCGCGGTTGATGGAGATGCAGGCCGAGGACTATCTGAACAGCCCGCACACGCCTTGA
- a CDS encoding Gfo/Idh/MocA family oxidoreductase encodes MNLHAMLGRRAEDGKPVRVGLIGAGKFGTMYLSQAARTPGIHVMAIADLDPERARDACARVGGLDPSAATFDTALSRGNTHLTEDSMALVAAGGIDVVIDATGSPAAGIAHALAACEHGKHIVMVNVEADVLAGPLLAERARQAGIVYSLAYGDQPALIHEQVDWARACGLDVIAAGKGTKYLDGYHYVTPDDVWEHYGLTAEQAAAGGMNPQMFNSFLDGTKSAIEMAAVANATGLSPAPDGLAFPACGVHDLPHVMRPKSEGGQLHHKGQVEVISSEERDGRHVTGDLRWGVYVVFEAPSDYVRTCFDEYGLVTDVSGNYAAQWKPYHLIGLELGISVASAALRNEPTGSPTGFRGDAVATAKRDLKPGDALDGEGGFTVYGKLMPAAASLAAGGLPIGLAHGVTLKNAVGKDQPVGWADVDIDPNIQAVQVRRDMEAMFAAPAAAAAQ; translated from the coding sequence ATGAACCTCCACGCGATGCTTGGCCGGCGCGCCGAAGACGGGAAACCGGTCCGGGTGGGCCTGATCGGCGCGGGCAAGTTCGGCACCATGTATCTGTCCCAGGCCGCCCGCACACCCGGCATTCACGTCATGGCCATCGCCGACCTGGATCCGGAACGCGCCCGGGATGCCTGCGCGCGGGTCGGCGGGCTGGACCCGTCTGCCGCGACATTCGATACCGCCCTGTCCCGGGGCAACACCCACCTGACCGAAGATTCGATGGCGCTGGTCGCCGCCGGCGGGATCGACGTGGTGATCGACGCGACCGGCAGCCCCGCCGCAGGTATCGCCCACGCGCTCGCGGCCTGCGAACACGGCAAGCATATCGTGATGGTCAATGTCGAGGCTGACGTTCTGGCCGGGCCGCTGCTGGCCGAACGTGCACGCCAGGCGGGCATCGTCTATTCGCTGGCCTATGGCGACCAGCCGGCGCTGATTCATGAGCAAGTGGACTGGGCGCGGGCCTGCGGCCTCGATGTCATCGCGGCGGGCAAGGGCACCAAGTATCTCGACGGCTATCACTATGTGACGCCGGACGATGTCTGGGAGCATTACGGGCTGACGGCCGAACAGGCTGCAGCCGGCGGTATGAACCCGCAGATGTTCAATTCTTTCCTCGACGGGACCAAGTCGGCGATCGAGATGGCCGCCGTGGCCAACGCTACGGGGCTGAGCCCCGCCCCCGACGGGCTGGCCTTTCCGGCCTGCGGTGTCCACGATCTGCCGCATGTGATGCGCCCGAAGTCCGAGGGCGGCCAACTGCACCACAAGGGACAGGTCGAGGTGATCAGCTCCGAGGAACGCGACGGCCGCCATGTCACCGGCGATCTGCGCTGGGGTGTCTATGTGGTGTTCGAGGCCCCGAGCGATTATGTCCGTACGTGTTTTGACGAATACGGACTGGTGACCGATGTATCGGGCAACTACGCCGCCCAGTGGAAGCCCTATCACCTGATCGGGCTGGAGCTCGGCATCTCCGTCGCGAGCGCGGCATTGCGCAACGAACCGACCGGGTCTCCCACCGGGTTCCGCGGGGATGCGGTGGCCACCGCGAAGCGCGACCTGAAACCCGGTGATGCGCTGGATGGCGAGGGCGGTTTCACCGTTTACGGCAAACTCATGCCGGCCGCGGCCAGCCTCGCTGCGGGCGGACTTCCCATCGGGCTGGCCCACGGGGTGACACTCAAGAACGCCGTGGGCAAGGACCAGCCGGTCGGCTGGGCCGATGTGGACATCGACCCCAATATCCAGGCCGTGCAGGTGCGCCGTGATATGGAGGCCATGTTCGCCGCTCCGGCCGCCGCGGCGGCTCAGTAA
- a CDS encoding phytanoyl-CoA dioxygenase family protein: MELTKDQLEQFDTEGWVFLPEVFSQAEMDVLAAELPTIFAMDRDEVWRESNGEAVRTAFAAHYYNEAFRRLGRHPRLIEPVMQLLDGNVYMHQYKINGKAAFDGDVWQWHQDYGTWARDDKMPKARAMNIALFIDEVTEFNGPLYLIPRSHKGGVIEAGHDLQTTSYPLWTLDKETVARLADEGGMIAPKGKPGSVLLFHSNLVHASAPNISPWGRVIVYLSLCHVDNHIRQFKREEWIAHRDFAPIEPLDDDCLLALARENTAAAE, translated from the coding sequence ATGGAACTGACCAAGGACCAACTCGAACAGTTCGACACCGAGGGCTGGGTGTTCCTCCCCGAGGTCTTCAGCCAGGCGGAAATGGATGTCCTCGCGGCCGAATTGCCGACGATTTTCGCAATGGACCGGGACGAGGTGTGGCGCGAATCTAACGGCGAGGCCGTGCGTACCGCATTTGCCGCGCATTATTACAATGAGGCGTTCCGTCGCCTGGGCCGCCATCCCCGCCTGATCGAACCGGTAATGCAGCTGCTCGACGGCAACGTCTACATGCACCAGTACAAGATAAACGGAAAGGCCGCGTTCGACGGCGACGTCTGGCAATGGCATCAGGATTACGGGACCTGGGCGCGCGACGACAAGATGCCCAAGGCCCGCGCCATGAACATCGCGCTGTTCATCGACGAGGTGACCGAGTTCAACGGCCCGCTCTACCTGATTCCCCGCAGCCACAAGGGCGGCGTGATCGAGGCCGGGCATGATCTGCAAACCACCTCCTACCCGCTGTGGACCCTCGACAAGGAAACCGTCGCCAGACTCGCCGACGAAGGCGGGATGATCGCGCCGAAAGGCAAGCCGGGCTCGGTCCTGCTGTTCCATTCGAACCTGGTGCACGCTTCGGCGCCGAACATCAGCCCCTGGGGCCGGGTGATCGTCTATCTCAGCCTGTGCCATGTGGACAATCACATCCGCCAGTTCAAGCGCGAGGAATGGATCGCCCACCGCGACTTCGCGCCGATCGAACCGCTCGACGATGACTGCCTGCTGGCGCTGGCCCGGGAAAACACCGCGGCGGCTGAGTAA
- a CDS encoding FMN-binding negative transcriptional regulator: MFVPKHFRETDVGILHDLIAANPFGILIGQRDDAPFASHIPFMLDPAAGVNGTLVAHVARNNPHGEMFDGKSSLLAIFEGPHAYISPRWYAPGDAVPTWNYAVVHAYGTAQEVTDIEKVRAQQAALIRAFEGTGPAAWTMDGQPERYIEGMLRGVTAFEMPIGRLEGKFKLSQNRPEGDRANVSNELAESARETERDLAALMRSRAD, translated from the coding sequence ATGTTCGTACCGAAACATTTTCGCGAAACCGACGTCGGAATCCTGCACGACCTGATCGCGGCCAACCCGTTCGGTATTCTGATCGGACAACGCGACGACGCCCCTTTCGCGAGCCATATCCCGTTCATGCTCGACCCGGCGGCCGGGGTGAACGGTACGCTCGTCGCCCACGTCGCGCGGAACAACCCCCATGGCGAAATGTTCGATGGCAAGTCCAGTTTGCTGGCGATTTTCGAGGGCCCCCATGCCTATATCTCGCCCCGCTGGTATGCGCCCGGCGACGCCGTGCCCACCTGGAACTACGCCGTCGTGCATGCCTATGGCACGGCGCAGGAGGTGACGGACATAGAGAAGGTCCGGGCCCAACAGGCGGCGCTCATCCGGGCCTTCGAGGGCACCGGCCCCGCGGCCTGGACAATGGATGGTCAGCCAGAGCGCTATATCGAGGGAATGCTGCGGGGTGTCACCGCCTTCGAAATGCCGATCGGGCGGCTCGAGGGCAAGTTCAAGCTGAGCCAGAACCGGCCCGAAGGGGACCGTGCCAATGTTTCGAACGAGCTGGCCGAAAGCGCGCGCGAGACTGAAAGAGACCTGGCCGCACTGATGCGGTCACGCGCCGACTGA